One stretch of Marinobacterium iners DNA includes these proteins:
- the tnpB gene encoding IS66 family insertion sequence element accessory protein TnpB (TnpB, as the term is used for proteins encoded by IS66 family insertion elements, is considered an accessory protein, since TnpC, encoded by a neighboring gene, is a DDE family transposase.) — protein MPEIYLYREPIDFRKQANGLAVLVEQELGHSPFTGALYAFTNRQRNKIKCLMWEDNGFILYYKALAEEKFKWPSPADELMPLTGEQINWLLDGYDISLLQGHKTVHYEAVG, from the coding sequence ATGCCTGAAATCTATCTGTACCGTGAGCCCATTGATTTTCGCAAGCAGGCCAATGGTCTGGCGGTGCTGGTTGAGCAGGAGCTGGGACATAGCCCCTTTACCGGTGCACTGTATGCCTTCACCAACCGGCAGCGTAACAAGATCAAGTGCCTGATGTGGGAAGACAACGGTTTTATCCTCTACTACAAGGCGCTGGCCGAAGAGAAATTCAAGTGGCCCAGCCCGGCTGATGAGCTCATGCCGTTGACCGGCGAACAGATCAACTGGTTGCTCGATGGTTATGACATCAGCCTGCTGCAAGGCCATAAAACCGTGCATTATGAGGCCGTTGGATAG
- a CDS encoding methyl-accepting chemotaxis protein, giving the protein MVTTKRSMIRSLMESSSQLASAAEELNSVTDESQRGLQQQSDQLQQAATAITELSTAVDDVAVNAVTTSEASQASNQLAVQCREGVRITTTDIHAVAEDVAHTAKQVGELAEHSRNIGQILDVIHNVAEQTNLLALNAAIEAARAGETGRGFAVVADEVRTLAQRTQSSTSEIERLIQAMREGTDNVMQSMQTSRERAERTLQGANAASTALEEIFQSIGQINDRNLVIASAAEEQAQVAREVDQNLVNIRDLSTQTAAGANQTSAASRELSRLAVEMHDMVVHFRT; this is encoded by the coding sequence TTGGTTACGACCAAGCGCAGCATGATCCGCTCGCTGATGGAGTCATCCAGCCAGCTGGCATCGGCGGCGGAAGAGCTTAACTCTGTGACCGATGAAAGCCAGCGCGGCCTGCAGCAACAGAGTGATCAGTTACAGCAGGCCGCCACGGCCATAACAGAGTTGAGCACGGCGGTGGATGATGTGGCCGTCAACGCGGTGACCACTTCCGAAGCATCGCAGGCATCCAATCAACTGGCGGTGCAGTGCCGTGAAGGGGTACGTATCACCACTACCGACATCCATGCGGTTGCGGAAGATGTGGCGCATACAGCCAAACAGGTAGGTGAACTTGCCGAGCACAGTCGCAACATCGGTCAGATTCTGGATGTGATCCACAATGTGGCGGAGCAAACCAACCTGCTGGCGCTGAACGCAGCGATCGAAGCGGCGCGGGCGGGAGAGACCGGGCGCGGTTTTGCTGTGGTGGCGGATGAGGTGCGCACGCTGGCACAGCGTACACAGTCTTCCACCTCGGAGATTGAGCGCTTGATTCAGGCGATGCGTGAAGGTACCGACAACGTGATGCAGTCGATGCAAACCAGCCGTGAGCGCGCCGAACGCACATTGCAGGGGGCCAATGCTGCCTCAACCGCACTGGAAGAGATTTTCCAGTCAATTGGCCAGATCAATGACCGCAATTTGGTGATCGCCAGTGCCGCCGAAGAGCAGGCACAAGTGGCCCGTGAAGTGGATCAGAATCTGGTCAACATCCGTGATCTGTCCACCCAGACCGCAGCCGGTGCCAACCAGACCAGTGCCGCCAGCCGCGAACTGTCACGGCTGGCGGTGGAAATGCACGATATGGTGGTGCACTTCCGAACCTGA
- a CDS encoding Lon protease family protein, whose product MDTLNPQSMDADMHETLLKPEQLRHRCDLEALGITSTTDITPDYSVLGQSRALDAIQFAIGMDHPGYNIFVSGSTGVGKRELVSRIVSAEAASGEEPSDCCYIHNFDRPNQPFKLIMPRGMGQNLHEDLRKLIEVLLLRVPAQFKSDEYRNQLQQLNDEFQAREEQNFKALGQKARESGITLMRTPGGYTLGPVRDGKLMTPDQFNQLPEEERARIKAAVDELNEELTELVHEVPKMHQEHQARIRELEQETTQGVIDPALNNLRQKYGSHTEVLDFLDTIHQDMIENVDDFFPSEEEERAPLHKRARSGKFRRYQINVLVGHEKNGGAPVVYEDIPSYQNLIGRIEYEAHFGTLSTDFSLIQPGALHRANGGYLVVDAQKLLSFPFAWEGLKRALRNREIRIDPLEKMYGISGTRSLEPEPVPLNVRVVLIGDRRLYYLLKHYDPEFTTLFKVYADFAEGFDRDRENLQGYIGLIAMLVREEGLTHFDRSALEAVIEHSSRQMDDSEKLSLNRGQLIDLLRESSFWALRQGASQTGRSHVQKAIEQQRYRSSQYSELLQQQIERGTLIVNTSGSAVGQANGLSVFQLGDQRFGKPSRISATARMGTGRMLDIEREIKLGGPLHSKGVMILGACIGARYARNQPLSLNASLVFEQSYGPVDGDSASAIELCVLLSAITGLPLKQSFAVTGSINQHGEIQAIGGVNEKIEGFFELCCSRGLDGSHGVIIPASNEPHLILSEEVVDACREGQFSIHAVSQLDQLIELLFGREAGAADREGRYPPSTVNGMVQLQLSDWAEQARKLAAKGDD is encoded by the coding sequence ATGGATACTCTGAATCCGCAATCAATGGATGCTGACATGCACGAGACCTTGCTGAAACCCGAACAGTTGCGCCATCGCTGTGACCTTGAAGCGCTGGGCATCACCTCAACCACCGATATCACGCCGGACTACTCGGTTCTGGGGCAATCACGGGCGCTGGACGCGATTCAGTTTGCCATCGGCATGGATCATCCCGGCTACAACATTTTTGTCAGCGGCTCTACCGGCGTCGGCAAACGGGAACTGGTATCCCGCATCGTCAGCGCCGAGGCCGCCAGCGGTGAAGAACCGAGTGATTGTTGCTACATCCACAATTTCGACCGCCCCAACCAGCCGTTCAAACTGATCATGCCCCGAGGCATGGGGCAAAACCTGCATGAAGATCTTCGCAAGCTGATTGAAGTCCTGCTGCTGCGTGTTCCGGCGCAGTTTAAAAGTGATGAATATCGTAACCAGCTGCAGCAACTGAACGACGAGTTTCAGGCGCGAGAGGAGCAAAACTTCAAGGCACTGGGGCAAAAGGCGCGCGAGTCCGGTATCACTCTGATGCGTACTCCCGGTGGTTATACGCTGGGGCCAGTACGTGACGGCAAGCTGATGACGCCGGATCAGTTCAACCAACTGCCGGAGGAAGAGCGGGCCAGAATCAAGGCGGCGGTGGACGAGCTGAACGAGGAACTGACCGAGCTGGTGCATGAGGTTCCAAAAATGCATCAGGAACATCAGGCACGCATCCGCGAGCTGGAGCAGGAAACCACACAGGGTGTCATAGACCCGGCACTGAATAATCTCCGGCAGAAATACGGCAGCCATACCGAAGTGCTCGACTTCCTCGATACCATCCATCAGGACATGATTGAGAATGTGGACGACTTTTTCCCCTCTGAAGAAGAGGAGCGTGCCCCGCTGCACAAACGTGCCCGCTCCGGTAAGTTCCGCCGTTATCAAATCAATGTGCTGGTGGGGCATGAGAAAAACGGTGGTGCGCCCGTTGTCTACGAGGACATTCCCAGCTACCAGAATCTGATCGGTCGAATTGAGTACGAAGCTCACTTCGGCACTTTGAGCACCGATTTCAGTCTGATCCAGCCCGGTGCTCTTCACCGCGCCAACGGCGGCTACCTGGTGGTGGATGCCCAGAAACTGCTCTCCTTCCCTTTTGCCTGGGAGGGCTTGAAACGTGCCCTGCGCAACCGTGAGATTCGCATCGACCCGCTGGAAAAGATGTACGGCATCAGTGGCACCCGCTCGCTGGAGCCGGAGCCGGTACCGCTCAATGTGCGCGTGGTGCTGATCGGAGACCGGCGCCTCTACTATCTGCTCAAGCATTACGATCCGGAGTTCACCACCCTGTTCAAGGTCTATGCCGACTTCGCCGAAGGCTTTGATCGTGACCGCGAGAACCTGCAGGGCTATATCGGCCTGATCGCCATGCTGGTACGTGAAGAGGGTCTGACGCATTTTGACCGCAGTGCGCTGGAAGCGGTGATCGAGCACAGCTCGCGCCAGATGGACGACAGCGAAAAGCTGTCGCTTAACCGCGGGCAACTGATCGACCTGCTGCGCGAGTCCAGTTTCTGGGCCTTGCGCCAGGGCGCATCACAAACCGGTCGCAGCCATGTGCAGAAAGCGATTGAGCAGCAGCGCTACCGCAGCAGCCAGTATTCCGAACTGCTGCAACAGCAGATCGAACGCGGCACCCTGATCGTCAACACCAGCGGCAGCGCCGTTGGGCAAGCAAACGGATTGTCGGTATTCCAGCTGGGCGATCAACGCTTCGGCAAACCCAGTCGAATATCGGCCACCGCCAGAATGGGTACGGGGCGCATGCTGGATATCGAGCGTGAAATCAAACTGGGGGGGCCGCTACACTCCAAGGGGGTGATGATCCTCGGGGCTTGCATCGGTGCCCGTTATGCCCGTAACCAGCCGCTTTCACTCAACGCCAGTCTGGTGTTCGAACAGTCCTATGGCCCGGTGGATGGCGACAGTGCTTCAGCCATCGAGCTTTGCGTGCTGTTGTCCGCCATCACCGGTTTACCGCTGAAACAGAGTTTTGCCGTTACCGGCTCGATCAACCAGCATGGTGAAATTCAGGCAATTGGCGGCGTCAACGAAAAAATCGAAGGCTTCTTTGAGCTGTGTTGCTCCCGTGGGCTGGATGGCAGTCACGGCGTCATCATTCCGGCCAGTAACGAGCCACACCTGATCCTGAGTGAAGAAGTGGTGGATGCCTGTCGCGAAGGACAGTTTTCCATTCACGCTGTCAGCCAGTTGGATCAGCTGATTGAACTGCTGTTCGGACGAGAAGCCGGGGCTGCCGACCGTGAAGGGCGTTACCCACCCTCTACGGTAAACGGCATGGTACAGCTGCAACTGTCGGACTGGGCAGAACAGGCGCGCAAGCTCGCCGCCAAGGGAGATGACTAG
- the tnpA gene encoding IS66 family insertion sequence element accessory protein TnpA gives MNSAERTYHWQQHIEHWRDTGLSGVAFCKQQSLSYHQFVYWRRKLEGTDDATEIERVPTSGFARVTQLAATPVSSDLTLRLPGGMAITGLHAGNVDLLGAILRQL, from the coding sequence ATGAACTCAGCCGAGCGCACTTACCACTGGCAACAGCACATTGAACACTGGCGTGATACCGGGCTATCCGGCGTCGCTTTCTGCAAACAGCAATCGCTGTCCTATCACCAGTTTGTCTATTGGCGCCGCAAGCTCGAAGGTACAGATGATGCGACCGAGATCGAGCGTGTGCCTACATCCGGCTTTGCTCGCGTCACCCAGCTGGCCGCTACACCGGTGTCGAGTGATCTGACCCTGAGGCTTCCGGGTGGCATGGCCATTACAGGGCTGCATGCCGGTAATGTCGATCTGCTCGGTGCGATCCTGAGGCAGCTCTGA
- a CDS encoding IS110 family transposase gives MNIIRVGVDIAKSVFHVHGVDRYGQTRWQGKYSRNKWLDAVSRKVPVGAEIGMEACASSHHWARELQSRGYHVRLIAAQFVKPYVKSNKNDRVDAEAICEAMSRPNMRFVAPKTVAQQDIQAAHRIREELVGQRTAKANQIRGLVGEYGIIAPVGIQQLRRALPGWLEDAENGLSDSFRILLNGLAEDLRHLDDRIQALDDRISDSVKQDPVAKRLMTLRGVGPLTASALSGALGDGKAFRKGRDFAASLGLTPRQHSTGGRDRLLGISKRGDSYLRKLLVHGARAVLRHVEGKDDGLSHWLKALVARKHANVATVALANKTARIAWALVHNDTGYDESLAAANR, from the coding sequence ATGAATATTATCCGCGTCGGTGTTGATATTGCCAAGTCAGTGTTTCACGTTCACGGCGTAGACCGTTATGGCCAAACGCGATGGCAAGGCAAGTATTCTCGCAATAAGTGGCTTGACGCTGTGAGCCGGAAAGTACCCGTCGGCGCCGAGATTGGCATGGAAGCTTGCGCCTCATCTCATCACTGGGCGCGTGAGCTACAAAGCCGAGGCTATCATGTCAGGTTGATCGCGGCTCAGTTTGTCAAGCCCTACGTCAAGAGTAACAAGAACGATCGGGTTGACGCGGAAGCGATCTGTGAAGCCATGAGTCGTCCTAACATGCGGTTTGTTGCCCCCAAGACGGTTGCTCAACAAGACATTCAGGCCGCTCACCGTATTCGGGAAGAGCTTGTAGGGCAGCGGACGGCTAAAGCTAACCAGATACGAGGACTGGTTGGCGAGTATGGGATTATTGCGCCAGTGGGCATCCAACAGCTTCGCCGCGCCTTACCAGGATGGCTGGAAGATGCTGAAAACGGACTTAGCGATAGTTTCCGCATTCTGCTGAATGGGCTGGCGGAAGATCTCCGCCACCTTGATGACCGCATTCAAGCGCTTGATGATCGGATCAGTGACAGTGTTAAGCAGGATCCTGTGGCGAAGCGCTTGATGACGTTGCGAGGCGTGGGGCCGCTTACAGCCAGTGCCTTGTCAGGTGCTCTGGGCGACGGGAAGGCCTTCCGCAAAGGGCGCGACTTTGCCGCCTCTCTGGGGTTGACGCCTCGGCAGCACAGCACTGGGGGACGTGATCGTTTACTGGGAATCAGTAAGCGTGGCGACAGTTACCTGCGCAAGCTGCTCGTTCACGGGGCACGGGCTGTGCTACGTCATGTTGAGGGCAAAGACGATGGATTAAGTCATTGGCTGAAAGCCCTGGTCGCTCGGAAGCATGCCAATGTGGCAACGGTAGCCTTGGCCAATAAGACGGCCCGCATTGCCTGGGCGCTGGTACATAACGATACGGGCTATGACGAGAGCCTGGCTGCGGCCAACCGGTGA
- a CDS encoding MgtC/SapB family protein has translation MDNSQLLLLLVALALGMLIGLQRGWHERNTPAGGRIAGIRTFGLLALSGALAGVLTTPLGPGIAIAMGLAVTLLLGLAHWLDSNDDHDYGMTTVVAGIVTYLTGLLTVLGDLSLAVAVAVITTIVLHFKQTLHQALEHLSDSEMRGILQLALISAVLLPVLPNQSYGPWDALNPYEIWLMVVLIAGISLAAYFAMRLTGPDKGVMITSILGGLASSTALTLSLARMNARVPMPRLLACGILLASAIMYPRILLEVAVINPELLPPLLPPMLAMMLACVISAVWLWIKREPYAEVDTSKLSTQPFQLIPALQFGLLLAAILLIAHGIREHMGEQGLWLVSIVAGLTDVDAITLTLARMAQDSIGSETAVTGITLAAITNTLVKGGLALFAGHASLCRPLWPGLLFAVALALLTLWIL, from the coding sequence ATGGACAACTCTCAACTCTTGCTGTTACTGGTGGCGCTGGCGCTGGGCATGTTGATCGGGCTGCAGCGCGGCTGGCACGAGCGCAATACACCCGCCGGCGGTCGTATTGCCGGAATCCGCACCTTCGGTCTGCTGGCCCTCAGCGGCGCACTGGCCGGAGTGCTGACAACGCCACTGGGACCCGGCATCGCCATCGCCATGGGGCTGGCAGTGACACTGCTGCTGGGGCTGGCGCACTGGCTCGATTCGAACGATGACCACGACTACGGCATGACCACCGTTGTGGCCGGGATCGTCACCTACCTGACCGGCCTGCTCACCGTACTGGGTGACCTGAGCCTGGCCGTTGCCGTGGCGGTCATCACCACCATCGTGCTGCACTTCAAGCAGACACTGCATCAGGCGCTGGAGCACCTGAGCGACAGCGAGATGCGCGGTATCCTGCAGCTGGCTCTGATCTCGGCTGTACTGCTGCCGGTACTGCCCAACCAGAGCTACGGCCCCTGGGATGCACTTAACCCCTACGAAATCTGGCTGATGGTAGTGCTGATTGCCGGTATCAGTCTGGCGGCCTACTTTGCCATGCGCCTGACCGGGCCCGACAAGGGGGTGATGATTACCAGCATTCTGGGAGGGCTGGCATCCAGTACCGCACTGACCCTGAGTCTGGCACGCATGAATGCCCGCGTGCCCATGCCTCGGCTGCTGGCCTGTGGCATTCTGCTGGCCTCGGCCATCATGTATCCACGCATTCTGCTCGAAGTGGCTGTGATCAACCCCGAGTTACTGCCGCCGCTCCTGCCTCCGATGCTGGCCATGATGCTGGCCTGCGTAATCAGCGCAGTGTGGCTCTGGATCAAACGAGAACCCTATGCAGAAGTGGATACCAGCAAGCTCTCGACACAGCCCTTCCAACTGATCCCGGCCCTTCAGTTCGGCCTTTTACTGGCGGCCATCCTGCTGATCGCTCACGGCATTCGAGAGCATATGGGCGAGCAGGGGCTGTGGCTGGTGTCCATTGTCGCCGGCCTGACCGATGTCGATGCCATCACGCTGACGCTGGCTCGCATGGCACAGGACAGCATCGGCAGCGAAACGGCCGTCACCGGAATTACCCTGGCCGCGATCACCAACACATTGGTCAAGGGTGGTCTGGCACTGTTTGCCGGCCATGCTTCACTGTGTCGCCCGCTCTGGCCCGGCTTGCTGTTCGCCGTTGCCCTGGCACTGCTAACCTTATGGATACTCTGA
- a CDS encoding Tar ligand binding domain-containing protein, producing the protein MKLNHVKIRTALLVILLTFSAVLVLTSINAWLAARDAHRALAELDRITREQTVPVTNTLITVLRARLAVIGAEAEYQNGNLDNARFSHDASVRFAREAAELFQPFVVTQKSDLIRPIAQQMERRFAQFQQAIERLNKALEARNRDAFLAANLEARDASEGYYAALLEFQQQMRINNAKRMEAAEGTYHLATGEAIAVTLLALLLVSLSLWFVRRQVIDPLLLAQSHFQAIASGDLTRTIDTASRNEIGDLFRSLQEMQQTKRKRQRISTFFPATDRRTLIPSSPTRGIHHELSRAHLPLATAH; encoded by the coding sequence ATGAAACTCAACCATGTAAAAATTCGTACGGCACTGCTGGTCATTCTGCTGACCTTCAGTGCCGTACTCGTTCTGACCAGTATCAACGCCTGGCTGGCCGCCCGTGATGCCCATCGTGCATTGGCCGAACTGGATCGGATCACGCGTGAACAAACGGTGCCCGTCACCAACACCCTGATCACTGTGCTGCGTGCCCGACTCGCGGTGATAGGTGCCGAAGCCGAATACCAGAATGGTAATCTGGACAATGCCCGCTTCAGTCATGATGCTTCGGTGCGCTTTGCGCGGGAAGCGGCCGAGCTGTTCCAGCCCTTTGTTGTTACGCAAAAGTCTGACTTGATCCGGCCGATCGCGCAGCAGATGGAGCGCCGTTTCGCACAGTTCCAACAGGCGATTGAGCGTCTGAACAAGGCGCTGGAGGCCCGTAACCGCGACGCATTCCTGGCAGCGAACCTGGAAGCCCGGGACGCCAGTGAGGGTTACTATGCGGCGCTGTTGGAGTTTCAGCAACAGATGCGTATCAACAACGCCAAGCGCATGGAAGCGGCGGAAGGCACCTACCATCTGGCCACGGGAGAAGCGATAGCGGTGACTTTGCTGGCACTCCTGCTGGTGAGTCTGAGCCTGTGGTTTGTGCGGCGTCAGGTTATCGACCCGCTGCTGCTGGCGCAAAGCCATTTTCAGGCGATCGCATCGGGCGACCTGACCCGTACAATTGATACCGCAAGCCGTAATGAGATCGGTGATCTGTTCCGTTCGCTGCAGGAGATGCAGCAGACCAAGCGTAAGCGCCAGAGAATCAGCACCTTTTTTCCAGCCACTGACCGCCGCACACTGATTCCATCGTCACCTACGCGAGGAATCCACCATGAACTCAGCCGAGCGCACTTACCACTGGCAACAGCACATTGA
- the acnA gene encoding aconitate hydratase AcnA: MNADEVTQTLTLGSKQYTYSSLKQAADSLGDISRLPCSLKVLLENLLRHIDTDAVQLEDLQALVDWQHQGGHSEREIAYRPARVLMQDFTGVPGVADLAAMRDAVAALGADPQQVNPLSPVDLVIDHSVMVDHFASADAFHDNVKLEMERNHERYAFLRWGQTAFDNFRVVPPGTGICHQVNLEYLGQTVWREEHDGTTWVYPDTLVGTDSHTTMINGLGILGWGVGGIEAEAAMLGQPISMLIPEVVGFKLTGALREGITATDLVLTVTDMLRKHGVVGKFVEFYGDGLAQLPLADRATLANMAPEYGATCGFFPVDEETLRYLRLSGRSEEQVSLVEAYCKEQGLWRNTGDEPIFTSTLELDLDTVEASLAGPKRPQDRVALSQLKSRFDELMALNLSAPPADAVSDLEAEGGQTAPGTQGGADVEYAGERFRLNHGAVVIAAITSCTNTSNPGVMLAAGLLAQKAINRGLKRKPWVKSSLAPGSKVVTEYLQAAGLNSALDQLGFNLVGYGCTTCIGNSGPLPEPIEIAVREQDLTVASVLSGNRNFEGRVHPAVKTNWLASPPLVVAFALAGRVDINLSDEPLGTDQDGKPVYLKEIWPSQAEIAEALERVNTEMFQREYAAVFDGDAQWQAIEVATGKTYDWPKSSYIQQPPFFNGMSREPDPVRDITSARILALLGDSVTTDHISPAGAIKPDSPAGRYLQQLGVAQKDFNSYGSRRGNHEVMMRGTFANVRIRNEMLDGVEGGETRHFPSGEQLSIYDAAMRYQQDGRELVVIAGKEYGTGSSRDWAAKGTRLLGVRAVIAESFERIHRSNLLGMGVLPLEFVDTDRRQLNLTGEEEISLTGLDQLKPQQQLTLSIRYPDGRDVQASVRCRIDTGNELAYFRHGGILHYVLRRMIGAA; this comes from the coding sequence ATGAACGCAGATGAGGTGACACAAACCCTTACACTGGGGTCGAAACAATATACTTACAGCAGTCTGAAACAGGCTGCCGACTCATTGGGTGATATCAGCCGACTGCCCTGTTCACTCAAGGTACTGCTGGAAAATCTGCTGCGCCATATCGATACCGATGCGGTACAGCTTGAAGATCTGCAGGCACTGGTGGACTGGCAGCATCAAGGCGGCCACTCCGAGCGTGAGATCGCCTACCGCCCGGCTCGTGTATTGATGCAGGACTTTACCGGCGTTCCCGGTGTGGCTGACCTGGCCGCCATGCGTGATGCCGTTGCAGCGCTCGGGGCCGACCCACAACAGGTCAATCCGCTGTCGCCAGTGGACCTGGTGATCGACCATTCGGTGATGGTGGACCATTTTGCCAGCGCCGATGCCTTTCATGACAACGTCAAACTCGAAATGGAGCGTAACCACGAGCGTTATGCATTCCTGCGCTGGGGCCAGACCGCGTTTGACAACTTCCGCGTTGTACCACCGGGCACCGGCATCTGCCATCAGGTCAATCTGGAGTATTTGGGTCAGACGGTTTGGCGTGAGGAGCACGACGGCACAACCTGGGTTTACCCGGACACATTGGTGGGGACCGATTCCCACACCACTATGATCAACGGCCTTGGCATTCTGGGTTGGGGCGTGGGCGGCATTGAGGCCGAGGCCGCGATGCTGGGGCAGCCGATCTCCATGCTGATTCCCGAGGTTGTAGGCTTCAAGCTCACCGGCGCGCTGCGCGAAGGGATCACCGCCACCGACCTGGTCCTGACCGTGACCGACATGCTGCGCAAACATGGGGTGGTGGGCAAGTTCGTCGAGTTCTACGGCGACGGTCTGGCGCAGTTGCCATTGGCCGACCGCGCCACTCTGGCCAATATGGCGCCCGAATATGGTGCTACCTGCGGTTTCTTCCCGGTGGACGAGGAAACCCTGCGCTACCTGCGTCTGTCTGGTCGCAGCGAGGAGCAGGTTTCGCTGGTCGAGGCTTACTGCAAGGAACAGGGCCTGTGGCGCAACACAGGCGATGAGCCGATTTTTACCTCAACACTGGAGTTGGATCTGGATACCGTAGAAGCGTCGTTGGCAGGCCCGAAGCGACCTCAGGATCGAGTCGCTCTGAGCCAGCTGAAATCTCGTTTTGACGAGTTGATGGCGCTGAACCTCAGTGCCCCTCCAGCCGATGCAGTGAGCGATCTGGAAGCCGAAGGTGGGCAGACCGCACCGGGCACTCAGGGTGGAGCGGACGTTGAATACGCCGGAGAACGTTTCCGACTCAATCATGGTGCGGTGGTCATTGCCGCCATTACCTCTTGTACCAACACCTCAAACCCCGGCGTCATGCTGGCGGCGGGACTGCTGGCCCAGAAGGCCATCAACCGGGGCCTGAAACGCAAGCCCTGGGTCAAAAGCTCACTGGCACCCGGCTCCAAGGTTGTGACCGAGTACCTGCAGGCAGCCGGGCTGAATAGCGCACTGGATCAATTGGGCTTCAACCTTGTGGGCTACGGTTGTACCACCTGTATCGGCAACTCCGGCCCGCTGCCGGAACCAATCGAAATCGCGGTACGCGAACAGGATCTCACGGTGGCATCCGTACTTTCCGGTAACCGCAACTTCGAGGGCCGTGTTCACCCTGCCGTCAAAACCAACTGGCTGGCCTCACCACCGCTGGTGGTTGCCTTTGCGCTGGCTGGTCGGGTGGATATCAACCTGTCCGATGAGCCGCTCGGAACAGACCAAGATGGCAAACCGGTCTACCTGAAAGAGATCTGGCCCAGCCAGGCCGAGATTGCCGAAGCACTGGAGCGGGTCAACACCGAGATGTTCCAGCGTGAATACGCGGCAGTTTTTGATGGCGATGCTCAGTGGCAGGCGATTGAAGTTGCCACCGGCAAAACCTATGACTGGCCCAAGTCCAGCTATATACAACAACCGCCGTTCTTCAACGGCATGAGCCGCGAGCCTGACCCGGTACGGGACATCACATCTGCTCGTATTCTTGCTCTCTTGGGCGACTCCGTGACCACCGATCATATTTCCCCGGCCGGTGCGATCAAACCGGACAGCCCTGCCGGTCGCTACCTGCAGCAACTTGGAGTAGCGCAGAAAGACTTCAATTCCTACGGCTCTCGCCGTGGCAACCATGAAGTGATGATGCGTGGCACCTTTGCCAACGTACGTATTCGTAACGAGATGCTGGACGGGGTAGAAGGGGGTGAAACCCGCCATTTCCCCAGTGGTGAACAGTTGTCGATTTACGATGCGGCCATGCGCTATCAACAGGACGGACGCGAATTGGTGGTGATCGCCGGCAAGGAATATGGCACCGGCTCGTCACGCGACTGGGCCGCCAAGGGTACGCGTCTACTCGGCGTGCGAGCGGTAATAGCCGAGTCATTCGAGCGTATCCACCGCTCCAATCTGCTGGGAATGGGGGTATTGCCGCTGGAGTTTGTCGATACCGACCGCAGGCAGCTGAACCTGACCGGCGAGGAAGAGATCAGTCTGACCGGGCTGGATCAGCTCAAGCCACAGCAGCAGCTGACCTTGAGCATCCGCTACCCTGACGGACGCGATGTTCAGGCCAGCGTGCGCTGCCGCATCGATACCGGCAACGAGCTGGCCTACTTCCGCCATGGCGGGATTCTGCACTATGTGCTGCGCCGGATGATCGGCGCTGCCTGA